The genomic region GTTTCTCATTTCATTTTGGATCTGTGGCACATTAATCCTTTCCAttgatttgttgttgtttttccccCAAAGGCACTGGGAttcttttttaatgttgttaaaacctgacaaagaaataaacataataaaatggTTCATTAATAAGgtcattttcaaatatttcaaaatattatttttgttgaaactgaTCAATTTTTCCCAAAGGTTCCGATTCCAGGTGAACCAGTGAACCTTTTTACAGCCACCatgttgatttgctgctgtTAAACATGCTTACATTGGCTGAGAGCTGTAAATCCCTGATGCAGTGATGAAGCTGCCGCCCAGAGAGGCTTAccgggcacacacacacacacacacacacacacacacacacacacacacacacacacacacacacacacacacacacacacacacactgtctcATTGGTATGGGCCATCTGCTCTCCTCCTCTGTCATGTAGAGCATGCCCTGTTCTTATCAACACAGGATCCCTTCATATAATCTCACTGGAGATTATGAACACTTTTGTAAGCAAGAGGGGGAATAAGTCTGCATCCGAAGACATGTTTGCTCCAGTTTTTACTTGTTTTTCATATTCATGTGTATCACCTGACACTACAGGGATGGTTTTGTCATCATAAAAACTATTTTTGTCACTCCTAGCCAACCACGTTTAGGCAAAGAGCAAATGGAGACAAAGAGACGTTTGTGGTTACAAAAGCACCCCAGTTAGGTCATCTGTGTCTGTGGAGTTTCATAACATATCTCAATAAAGTCTCAAACTGTGCTCGGATTTGACAACATCCCAAAGTCTGCAGTCAATTTAGAGATTATACTATATATCATATTCttctaaaacaaatattagtgttttaaatgttatttaatacagtaaaatagtaatattattacaatttaaaataacttttctatttgaatatattttctatatatgtttccttcagaaatcattctaatgtgctgattcgctgatcaaaaaacattataattctCAATGTaaacagtttaatatttttgatgcaTTTTTACAGCATgcattgatgaatagaaagttcaaagggaacagcgtttattttaaacaaatctatttttttaataatgtttataatgttCTAAATTTATTAAAGTATGTGTTGGTCAAAATCTTTACATTTTTACtgtttcattaattatttagaaaatttattttactgtttaaatTTAGCTGATATTATGACAATATTGTTCAAATTGTGTTCAATTAATTGTTTCTGTCTAAATGTTTACATCATCTTAAACCAAAATTTTGACAGCGAATTGCACCAGCGAGCCCCTGACGTCACACCAAATCCCCCTCAAGTCACGTGGTGCGGAGATGAGCTGGATTAATGCAGCGGTAGGGAACAAACGGGACGGTAACGGGAAACGGAAACAACTCAGGATTTAACGGCGACCGAATGCTGCGACGGTGAGCTACAGCTCTCAAAATCCATCgaattatataaaaacaaaaatatactaTAAGCTAAAAAGACACACATGTACTAGTCGTGCTGTTTTTGGACGGAAAGATGATTTCGCCGTGGGACAGATGGTACACGACCAGCTGCTGCCTGTGTTGTCATGTACGGACGGGCACCATTATCCTGGGCATCTGGTATATGGTGAGTCAAGACAACTCTTATTTTAAATAACagttttttatatacatataggctatatataaccAGCATAAACTATTTTTGAATATTATTAGTAACGTTAAATTATAACTGTTTGCAGAATTCGAATTAAATGCCTTttctaaaatgattaaaaattgtcGTTGTCTAAAAATATTGCGTGTTATCTATCTAGacagcattcttgggcaccctTAATGCTTGATGTTCAAAATTCTGCACGCACATATATGATTCCCCATAATGTTATTGTGCTAAAGCCATAGAGCAGCACTGCTGACAGAAtatgaaaaagaaatacaataTGAAAGAGAAGAATGAAATAATGATTAACAACGCGTAATTACTCCCATGATGTCGTGCTTCCTCATAGTTGTGGCTTGTTTTAGAAACCAGAGCTCATTTACATAgtataaatagaaaaataatccTTAATCTTAATGCTTGAAACTGTTAGTAAAGAAAGTTGTCTTATTGAACTCTGTCTAAAGACTTAATCATAGGAGATTAATAAACACCAGTGGAATATTCTGGTCACCTCCAGTTTCTTCTGCTGTGCAAGGAACAACAGAATTCATTAACCTAAAAACTACAGTGAGGTTTATTGACACAGACAGGAAAATACTTCCACAGACAAAACATTATCAGAGACGATGAGTGAGGATAAAGGAAATGTGTGTCACAgattaatttcattttcaatATAAATGTAGAGATAATAGCATTATATGGTTGATGGGTCATTTGTTTGGTCTGCAAAGTCAGCACTGtgaaatatttcaggtctaGTAGATtttaattacacacacacacatacattatatatatatatatatatatatgtatgtatgtatgtgacaCTATTTTTTTGTGTCCATATGGTTTagttaaatgaattaaaattagttaaaatttcgaattacatttacaaattaCTTGTATACATTCTCTTTTTTGAGGACAAAGTCAAAATGtctgattttaattcattttgagaGAATATTTGGGGGATGACTGCAAAAACGTCAGTGTGAtgtaactgaaaaaaatataccaaataattaatcttttttttaaaaaaaaaggtgaaattctcaataaaaaaattctcagaaaataaaagtaaatggaACACAATTGTTCTggatattataattaatttggGGAATCATGTGAGTCAAATCAAATTTCTGAAGTGTCAAGGTTGTGTAACCACCTTTCAAGGAGCCATTTTGTCCCAATTGTGCAAGAAGACCATGTAACATGagtattaactttttaaaatattccctCCAAGGCCATGTGCTTACAAAGGTGTCCATGATAATGCCAatcaaatttgattttaaattgaaatgtcAAATGGTGTAACCGGTTACAAGCCTTTCTGTTAAAGGGGCCAATTTAGTCAAATATCCCTAGTTTATGATGCTgattaaagatgtaatataaactaaCCTACtatttggaactattttcaagtgtttttttttttgtttgtttgtttttttcacctTTTTTAAACAAGATCAACTATTTGGTACTAAGTTTTTATGGTTACACCacattgacatttttgcaatcATCCTCCAACTATTCtctcaaaatgaattaaaacagaCTTGGTCCCTTTAAATAAGAGAATGTATGCAAGTAATTtgctaatttattttgaaattctaaccgttttaaatttaattaaaccatATGGACACACAAAAATTTGCgccacgtcattgacccatatatatattaaaggtgccatcaaattgaaaattgaatttacctcggcatagttgaataacaagagttcagtacatggaaataacatacagtgagtctcaaactccattgtttcctccttcttatataaatctaatttgtttaaaagacctctgaagaacaggcgaatctcaacataacaccgactgttacgtaacagtcggggtgtacgcccccaatatttgcatatgccagcccatgttcccaacattatgaaaggaattagacaagggcaggacatctggatgtgcacagctgaatcatcagactaggtaagcaagcaagaacaatagcgaaaaatggcagatggagcaataataactgacatgatccatgatattatcatgatatttttagtgatatttgtaaattgtctttctaaatgtttcgttagcatgttgctaatgtactgttaaatgtggttaaagttaccattgtttattactgtattcatggagactagagccgtcgctattttcatttttaaacacttgaagtctgtataattcataaacacaactttattctttataaatcttattagacatgttgcatgacgaacactttgtaaagacccattttgagggttatattagctgtgtaaactgtgtttatgcaacGATCGAGTCGAGAGCTCTGGgggggggcggagagcgcgagcaattaaaggggcagcagccctgaatcggcgcatttataattatgcccaaaataggcagataaaaaaattattttaaaaaaggctatggggtattttgagctcaaacttcacagacacattcaggggacaccttagacttatattacatcttgttaaaaaaacgttcgatggcacctttaaaatatacaaatgccTAATAATAAACTGAACAATAAACTCTGTTTATTTAGAATACTGGTATTAATCCAAGCAATTTATAccttaaaacataaaattccTGTTGATTCTGTTTTCTTtcacctaaaaaaataaatgatctatgttgtaaaaaaaaaaaaaaatctctgtcCTTTTCAGCTCATCAATGCAGTGGTTTTGTTAATCCTGTTGTCGGCTCTCAATGACCCAGTCCAGTACCACTACCACCTCACCAGCTCCGAACTCGGCACGGATTTGGACGTCATGGACGATGCAAGTACGTTTGAGTCATTTAATCTCCCATAGTCATTAAATTCCAGTATGAACAAATAGATCAGCATCAACTTTTTTAAGTTCAGCAAGAACTCAAAGACTGCTATCGTATTTCCTGTTGGTATCAGCACTGCTGTCTGTGTGGCTATAGATTCTGGCTCTGGTGACTTTGATTAAAACTGACTCTCATCAGCAGGATTCAAACTATGATTCCTTGTAATTGGTTCGGCTGCTTTGCATGTGGCCTCTGTTATATGAAGCCTGTTTTGTAATAGGGCGCTGAAGTAGACAGAGTGTACGGTTGAGTGTACTTTAACATATGGAGGGGATTATGTGGAGGGAGCTATTTCAAAGTCCAGCACCAGTGCTCTCGGTATTCTTACAGTACTGAGAGCATGAGCAGCTCAAATTAATTTGATAGTTACAGTGTCTAATTCAGAAGTGTCAGAGATTAGAGAAACTCTGTAATATTACCCGTTGAGTGAACTGAATAATTGAAGAGGCCATgttatgcccttttacaaagtcttgatttttgtttttggggtctactagaataggttttcatgcttgaatgttcaaaaatcagcttatttttcacatttcacattgttgcagcacctctatTCCTAGTCTGTTAGTAATGCTTAGTCTTGCCTAGCGGACCGTTTCCAGGCCGACCGTTAAAGAACGTGACACACACGTTTTCTGGAAATCCTGTACATATTTCAACATGTTTcaaattcaaccaatcagatgacgACTTCAAAATTTCAGAAGTGTTTCACATTTTGTTTGCCTTATACATCAGACATTTAGCTAACGGTCCATGGCCATAACGTCTGTGGCTGAGACTAAGTAAcactgtttagttcctgtctctatgaagcccctccttccggAAAGTGctctgtgctctgattggtcggctggaccagtgtgttgtgattggtcaaccgtTCGAGTGTGTTTCGGAAATGTGACGCCCCTTACCAAGTAAGAGTTGCAACACACTACTAatgcaactcaaccaggcctcgcCCCCTTATTTACATAtgcgggaattatttaaatgagtaaTATTATGTCATGTACAATCCCAGAAGAAAACTGAGGGGAGGGGACTTTGTGCTTTTTTGCAGACgttttttatgctcaaacatcaacattacactaaagaaagtttaaaatgtaaaaaaactcAATAGTTCAATGATAATATAAGACATTCCCTAAGCCCAGAAATCTCCCTGTTTTCAGTGTCTTCAAACATCCCCATTCTAGAAACTAGAGAAGTTAGTTTACTTGTTTTCCTCCACTATGTGCTTACTAGGCTGTATTATTATCTGTAAAACTTGTATTTCTCAATAATATGAGATACGCGTGTGTTTTGGAGACGATGAGAGTCTGGTGGTTGTTTTGGAAACACAGCACTATAGATAGTAGGTCAGGTAACTAGTTCATGAGTTCCTGTAATGTCTTGTGAGCAATAGGCTGAACTACTAAAATTTTAACTCAGGCAGACAATGTTACTGGCTCATATATCAGTCTCCAGCCTTTTCTGATAAATTAGTAAGTTTGTTtataaatgaatcattcagaatgTCAGCATGACTATTCATGGTCAGAATGGTTTACCAACagattatatgtatatttataatcattttaattaattcatatatttataattaaaaagtaaatttttattttaagtctTTTTCACAGATATTTCGATGTTTCATACaaaatttattacaatttacatAGATATATTTTAGGGATGAACCGATATGAAAAgtttggccgataccgataaccgataattctttatatttgatagccgataaccgataaatctaaatccaaatttttatatagtttttgagagcctgattacaaaaacaaaagtttcaccattaaaagccatgtcccaagcacaattacaatgttctcattataattttatgtagcctatatgacagtCTTGTAGGTTGTATATTTCAAGCAGTTCAAAACCATCATTGTGAAAATGATTTATCAGCTTTAATATAttggccaaattttcttattgggccgataacgataacattaaaaatgaacatgtatcggccgataccgatatggtggccgatatattgtgcatctctaatatatttcaatgtattttcataaaaattttaatgcataataacattttttacaattAGATCAATCAATTTCaatgcataataaaaaaaattcactatAATTTACATATATGTAATTTCTGGTTGGTTAATAGCTTTGGGCATTGACAAAAATTATCTGATTTTATTGAATTCTGATTAACAAAGTCTCAGTTTGTCTTCTTCATTCAGTTCGGTCTTGATTTGGATTTTATTTGATTGCCTGAATAAATCTACATTTGAGTTAATGCcatgtcttttttttaattacatagatatatatcattttgagttcatttttaattagacAAGAATTTCTCTATGAACTGATACTATGAGCTGTAATCTCTAACTTtgcattactataatatttatgtttaattaacattaacactACGAAACAGCTAAATTCAGTAAcacttttgtttaaaacaagtttttttttttttttagtgagcTCAGCAGAAACTCAACTATAGGGTGAAATATGCTGGACAATAAAATAGCCTAATGTTGAAATTCTTCTCGTATAAAAAGATCAATATTGGGATTTTAGGAATTGATATTGGATTATATTGAATTTTAGATTAGTTAATtgaaaaacatttcttcttatatCTTTACCCAATCCTAGATGGTACATATTGGCCGTTAAACTCAATATTCCTCGTGCAGATCTGATGTCGTTTGTCTTTCCTCCACAGACATGTGCATCGCTGCTGCAATCTCATTGCTGATGATTTTGATTTGTGGAATGGCAACCTATGGTGCATATAAGGTTTGACAATTTACTTAAAGTTCtcccatcatttactcaccattatGTTGTTcaaaacccataagactttcttTATTGCACTGAGCACAAACATTAGGGtgaataaatgagatttaaagatCATTTGAAGCTCATTAAATAAAACTCAATCTGTTTGTCATCATTCTGCTAAATAATATTCATTGGTTTGTGCAGAGTATTAAAaagatttctttcttttcttttagcaACATGCTGCATGGATCATTCCTTTCTTCTGCTACCAGATCTTTGACTTTGCTCTTAACACTCTGGTAGCAATAAGTGTTGTTGTTTACCCCAACACTATACAGGACTATCTTCAGCAGTTGGTAAGGACTCAAAGTCATGACTTTGAATTTTTGATATTGAAAAGTATCATTCCGTTACTGACTCAGTGTGCCTTTGTTTTAACAGCCTGGGACCTTTCCATACAAAGAAGACTTGATGTCCACAAACAACATGTGCCTAGTATTAGCAGTGCTTCTCTTTGTCGGATGCATCTTAGCCTTTAAGGTAATGTGAAACAACTGTACTTTCCCTTTGTTGTGATCTGcagttcatttttgggtcactATAGCTAGATGTGATGCACAGTAGCCTGTAAGATGACTAGTGAACCTGACTGCTTCAGACAAACACTGTGTTGTCCTTCTAGAAGCCTGACTTTTCCAGTAGACTTCAGATGTGATACAAATCGCTTTATGACAGCCTGCGCGCATTAGAGAGAGGCAGATTACTCTGCTGGGATAAACACAGTGTGCTAAAATTAACCTCTTAGCTTGCCTCCCATGCTGTTGTATGCATGACAGTCTTAATAGGTTGTTTATTACATTGTGATCTGTCTAAATCAATCTGAATTCCTCTGAGAATTAATATTATCATTTAATTTAGTAGTAAATGGGGGAGTTCAGACTGTACATTTTACAGATGGGAGAATTTTTTGAAAAGTAAAATCAGATATTTGGTTGACAGTTTTTAGATTATTTAGACATTGTATTCATTTTGCAATTCCTCAAAGATAACTGCAAATAAAGCTAAAGGGTTATGATTAAAAATGGGAAAAAAGAAAGGTGACTAGTTTTTATGTTATTTGTCCCATATGTtcttgttatatattttttataccaGCTGTAAATTAAATAATGTAGACGGGGGACTGTATCTGTGGCTTATTTTTATTGCTAAGCCATATGCACTTGATTTTTGATGGTGTTTTATTTAGCATCATCAACGGCGGTTCTTTCTCTTTAGGCTTACCTTATTGCCTGCGTCTGGAACTGCTATAGATATGTCAGTGGAAGAAGCACTACAGAGGTCTTGGTTTATGTCACCACAAATGACACTACAGTAAGTcaagtgtttatttgaatgtaCACTGTTACTTTACATTGACATTTGCAGATGTTTCCATAATGAACACACataaactaccattcaaaaggggGTTGGTAACTCTTTTATTCTGCAGCGATgccttaaattgatcaaaatcaatttaaattaaatacctTTACAGTGTTACAaaaaatttctatttcaaataaatgctgttcttttgaactttctattaatcaagagtcctgagaaaaaaatgtttcatggtttccacaaaaatgtttagCAGCACATCTGTattcaacattaataaaaaagacTAGGGTAATGGCTCCGGGaaataaattaaacagaaagctattttattttaaaagatattttaaattgtaataatatttcacagtattactgcttttactgtgtttttaatcagatgaatgcagcataagagactttaagACATAAGAGACAGTAAATCATGCGCTCAATTTAGTAAAtagagggaacgaattagtaagtcatgtgcacaatttagtaaatcgagggaacaaataagtgaattgtgcgcacaatttagtaaatcgagggaacaaataagtgaattgtgcgcacaatttagtaaatcgagggaacgaattagtaagtcatgtgcacaatttagtaaatcgagggaacgaataaatgaattgtgcgcacaatttagtaaatcgagggaacgaattagtaagtcgtgcacaatttagtaaatcgagggaacgaattagtaagtcatgtgcacaatttagtaaattgagggaacgaataagtgaattgtgcgcacaatttagtaaatcgagggaacgaataagTGAATCATGTgtacaatttagtaaatcgagggaacgaattagtaagtcatgcgcacaatttagtaaatcgagggaatgaataaGTGAATCGTGTgtacaatttagtaaatcgagggaacgaataagTGAATCGTGTgtacaatttagtaaatcgagggaacgaattagtaagtcatgcgcacaatttagtaaatcgagggaacgaataagTGAATCGTGTGTACAATTTactaaatcgagggaacgaattagtaagtcatgcgtacaatttagtaaatcgagggaatgaataaGTGAATCGTGTgtacaatttagtaaatcgagggaacgaataagTGAATCGTGTGTACAATTTactaaatcgagggaacgaattagtaagtcatgcgcacaatttagtaaatcgagggaacgaataagTGAATCGTGTGTACAATTTactaaatcgagggaacgaattagtaagtcatgcgcacaatttagtaaatcgagggaatgaataaGTGAATCGTGTgtacaatttagtaaatcgagggaacgaattagtaagtcATGCTCACAATTTAGTAAATAGAGGGAACGAATAAGTGAATCGTGTgtacaatttagtaaatcgagggaacgaattagtaagtcatgcgcacaatttagtaaattgagggaatgaataagtaaattgtgcgcatgatttagcaaatcgagggaacgaattagtaagtcatgcgcacaatttagtaaatagAGGGAACGAATAAGtgaattgtgcgcatgatttagtaaatcgagggaacgaattagtaagtcatgcgcacaatttagtaaatagAGGGAACGAATAAGTGAATCGTGTgtacaatttagtaaatcgagggaacgaattagtaagtcatgcgcacaatttagtaaattgagggaatgaataagtaaattgtgcgcatgatttagcaaatcgagggaacgaattagtaagtcatgcgcacaatttagtaaatagAGGGAACGAATAAGtgaattgtgcgcatgatttagtaaatcgagggaacgtaAATAGAGGAAATGAATAAGtgaattgtgcgcacaatttagtaaatcgagggaacgaataagTGAATCGTGTGTACAATTTAGTAAatggagggaacgaattagtaagtcATGCGTACAATTTAGTAAATAGAAGGAATGAataagtaaattgtgcgcatgatttagcaaatcgacggaacaaattagtaagtcgtgtgcacgatttagtaaatcgagggcaCAAATAAGtgaatcgtgcgcatgatttagaaATCGAGGGAACGACTTAGTAAAGCATGTagacgatttagcctactattgatgttcatatttttatatattcaaaatactgaataaaaacaatattatttggtAACATCTAAATTCAGACATCAAGGTTcacatttgaagaaaaaaaaaaagctaaaactgaaataaatataaattaaacctaaatagcatttaaaaaaaaaaaaaaaaaaaaacaacaacaactatcTATCAAAAAggcaaaagcacataacaaaattattaaaattaacataaaaGCAAATtcaaaactataataaaactaaaataatactcCACACAACaagtcattcattcacaaatcaGGCTAGACCAGTCATGCTGTATATTTGTCagcaaaaaaaatgtaaatggtcATGAACCATTAACAGAAATGAATAAAATCAACCAGTTCTCATTTCTTAATCCAACACATAA from Chanodichthys erythropterus isolate Z2021 chromosome 15, ASM2448905v1, whole genome shotgun sequence harbors:
- the laptm4b gene encoding lysosomal-associated transmembrane protein 4B; protein product: MISPWDRWYTTSCCLCCHVRTGTIILGIWYMLINAVVLLILLSALNDPVQYHYHLTSSELGTDLDVMDDANMCIAAAISLLMILICGMATYGAYKQHAAWIIPFFCYQIFDFALNTLVAISVVVYPNTIQDYLQQLPGTFPYKEDLMSTNNMCLVLAVLLFVGCILAFKAYLIACVWNCYRYVSGRSTTEVLVYVTTNDTTVLLPPYEEAISIPPKDPPPQYVSA